From Gemmatimonadaceae bacterium, one genomic window encodes:
- a CDS encoding branched-chain amino acid transaminase, producing the protein MTLAPDHKIWRDGKMIPWQDATIHVLSHVVHYGSSVFEGIRCYETAEGPAVFRLREHMERFLDSCHIYRMPMSHSIDELVDACVATVAENSLPHCYLRPVAMRTGMQMGVQPQDLPVETFIIPWKWGTYLGKDALESGVDVCVSSWRRPSPGSTPTLAKAGGNYLGSQLSKMEARIHGYVEGIMLDSFGFVSEGSGENLFVVRDGKLMTSPISAGILQGITRDSVFTIARELGYEVVEQVMPRELLYIADELFFTGTAAEITPIRSVDRVPIGTGRPGPITLAVQEQYMGLATGKLPDRYGWLTRVPARGSVPSKGAETSTMKSYA; encoded by the coding sequence ATGACTCTGGCACCCGACCACAAGATCTGGCGCGACGGCAAGATGATTCCGTGGCAGGACGCCACGATCCACGTGCTCAGCCACGTCGTGCATTACGGATCGAGCGTATTCGAGGGAATTCGCTGTTACGAGACGGCGGAAGGTCCCGCGGTGTTCCGCCTGCGCGAGCACATGGAGCGCTTTCTGGATTCGTGCCACATCTACCGGATGCCGATGAGCCACTCGATCGACGAGCTAGTCGACGCGTGCGTCGCCACCGTCGCGGAGAATTCTCTGCCGCACTGTTATCTGCGTCCCGTAGCGATGCGAACCGGGATGCAGATGGGAGTGCAGCCGCAGGACCTGCCGGTCGAGACGTTCATCATCCCATGGAAGTGGGGCACGTACCTCGGCAAGGACGCGCTCGAGTCGGGGGTCGACGTCTGCGTGTCGAGCTGGCGGCGGCCTTCGCCGGGGTCGACGCCGACACTCGCCAAGGCGGGCGGGAATTACCTCGGCTCGCAGCTCTCCAAGATGGAAGCGCGCATCCACGGGTACGTGGAGGGAATCATGCTGGATTCCTTCGGCTTCGTCTCCGAAGGGAGCGGCGAGAACCTTTTCGTGGTTCGCGACGGCAAGCTCATGACGAGCCCGATCAGCGCGGGCATCCTCCAGGGCATCACGCGCGATTCCGTATTCACCATCGCGCGTGAGCTGGGGTACGAAGTTGTGGAGCAGGTGATGCCGCGCGAGCTGCTGTACATCGCCGACGAGCTGTTCTTCACGGGAACGGCCGCGGAGATCACGCCGATCCGGTCGGTCGACCGCGTGCCGATCGGCACTGGACGACCCGGACCGATCACGCTCGCGGTGCAGGAGCAGTACATGGGTCTCGCGACCGGCAAGCTGCCGGACCGCTACGGCTGGCTCACGCGCGTCCCCGCCCGGGGGTCCGTGCCCTCCAAGGGCGCAGAAACGTCTACTATGAAGAGTTACGCGTAG